Proteins from a single region of Acidobacteriota bacterium:
- a CDS encoding acyloxyacyl hydrolase, giving the protein MRRLGRLLTCCLLVGGVVGTAAAQTASDRASVLAPKVEVTPYVGGARHSLAGTFLGVTPDRNHLFLGVHISVNVVRGPRWTLGYAPEIVPLLLISNNPKYQTVTFSNGQTAMMETGRGPVAGVGISPIGLESQLRVGSRWRLFAAGAGGCVWFTRNVPVAESRRFNFTFELGGGAIWSYSSRWSLRMGCKFHHLSNAYTAPANPGIDGVVFFAGFSRAI; this is encoded by the coding sequence ATGAGGCGACTTGGCCGACTGCTGACGTGCTGCCTGTTGGTCGGGGGCGTTGTCGGAACCGCGGCGGCGCAGACAGCGTCCGACCGCGCCAGCGTCCTCGCGCCGAAGGTCGAGGTGACGCCGTATGTTGGCGGCGCGCGGCACTCGCTGGCCGGCACGTTTCTCGGCGTGACGCCCGATCGCAATCACCTGTTCCTCGGCGTCCACATCTCCGTGAACGTCGTGCGCGGGCCGCGCTGGACGTTGGGCTACGCGCCAGAGATCGTGCCGCTGCTGCTCATCTCGAACAATCCGAAATACCAGACCGTCACGTTCAGCAACGGACAGACCGCGATGATGGAGACGGGCCGCGGCCCGGTCGCCGGCGTGGGGATCTCGCCGATCGGGCTGGAATCACAACTGCGCGTCGGGTCACGCTGGCGTCTGTTTGCCGCCGGGGCCGGGGGCTGTGTGTGGTTCACACGCAACGTGCCCGTGGCCGAGTCGCGGAGGTTCAACTTCACGTTCGAGCTCGGCGGCGGCGCGATCTGGTCGTACAGTTCGCGCTGGTCACTGCGCATGGGCTGCAAGTTCCATCACCTGTCGAACGCGTATACGGCGCCCGCCAATCCGGGCATCGACGGCGTCGTGTTCTTCGCGGGGTTCTCGCGCGCGATATAA
- a CDS encoding 2-oxoacid:acceptor oxidoreductase subunit alpha produces MSPESAIQETPAAAAAQEMVNDFSIQVATVNGSGSQTANLVLVRSLFQMGIPVSGKNLFPSNIAGLPTWYTIRANRRGYVARKKEIDLLVAMNPETAKEDVLALSAGAVVIYDEPLKLQDLRGDLIFYPVPFDKLVAPVCPDAKLRRLVRNVIYDGVLSKLLGIEMSELEAALGKQLGKKSKAVALNQAALKAGYDFADTNLPKRDRFRAERMNATQGKILIEGNAAVAIGAMMAGVTVVTWYPITPSSTVCETLIEYMKQYRLDKASGKATFAIVQAEDELASIGMALGAGWAGARSMTATSGPGISLMAELTGLGYYSEVPAVIIDVQRLGPSTGLPTRTAQGDILSTAVLSHGDTRHIMLIPNSVDECYKLTMAAFDLAERFQTPVFVMSDLDLGMNTWVADVLQYPDKPLNRGKRLDAGTLARLGEWGRYVDVDGDGIAYRSVPGDGMPTYFNRGSGHNSRGQYSERADDYTNTVDRLARKFETARQWVPAETVDVEPEARIAVIAYGSTHWAVEEARDQLRQEAGVKTSYLRLRAYPFTAEVGRFIDGHARVYVVEQNRDAQMLGLLKLDLTAEQVGRLRSVRYYTGLPIDARSVSDAVLAQERE; encoded by the coding sequence ATGTCGCCTGAATCTGCGATCCAGGAAACACCCGCCGCGGCGGCCGCCCAGGAGATGGTGAACGACTTCAGCATCCAGGTCGCCACCGTTAACGGATCGGGCAGTCAGACGGCCAATCTGGTGCTCGTCCGGTCGCTCTTCCAGATGGGCATTCCGGTGTCGGGGAAGAACCTGTTTCCGTCGAACATCGCGGGGTTGCCGACCTGGTACACCATCCGCGCGAACCGACGCGGCTATGTCGCGCGCAAGAAGGAAATCGATCTTCTGGTTGCGATGAACCCGGAGACCGCGAAGGAGGACGTGCTGGCGTTGAGCGCAGGCGCGGTCGTGATCTACGACGAGCCGCTGAAGCTGCAGGACCTGCGCGGCGACCTGATCTTCTATCCTGTGCCGTTCGACAAACTCGTCGCTCCAGTGTGCCCGGACGCGAAGCTGCGGCGCCTGGTTCGTAACGTGATCTACGATGGCGTTCTGTCGAAGCTGCTTGGCATCGAGATGAGCGAGCTGGAAGCCGCGCTCGGGAAGCAGCTCGGCAAGAAGTCCAAGGCGGTCGCGCTCAACCAGGCGGCTCTCAAGGCGGGGTACGACTTCGCCGACACGAATCTGCCGAAGCGCGATCGATTCCGCGCCGAGCGGATGAACGCCACACAAGGGAAGATCCTTATCGAAGGCAACGCCGCGGTGGCGATTGGCGCCATGATGGCGGGCGTGACGGTGGTCACCTGGTACCCGATCACACCGTCCTCCACGGTCTGCGAGACGCTCATCGAGTACATGAAGCAGTACCGGCTGGACAAGGCCTCCGGGAAGGCGACGTTTGCCATCGTGCAGGCCGAAGACGAGCTGGCGTCCATCGGCATGGCGCTTGGTGCGGGCTGGGCAGGCGCGCGGTCGATGACGGCGACCTCCGGACCGGGCATCTCGTTGATGGCCGAACTGACCGGCCTCGGCTACTACAGCGAGGTGCCAGCGGTCATCATCGACGTTCAGCGCCTCGGTCCATCCACCGGACTGCCGACCCGCACGGCACAGGGCGACATCCTCTCGACCGCCGTGCTGTCGCACGGCGACACGCGGCACATCATGCTCATCCCGAATTCGGTCGACGAGTGCTATAAGCTGACGATGGCCGCGTTTGATCTGGCGGAACGGTTCCAGACGCCGGTCTTCGTGATGAGCGATCTCGATCTCGGGATGAACACCTGGGTGGCCGACGTACTCCAGTACCCGGACAAACCACTCAACCGCGGCAAACGCCTGGATGCCGGGACGTTGGCACGCCTGGGGGAATGGGGCCGGTACGTGGATGTGGACGGCGACGGGATTGCGTATCGCTCCGTGCCCGGCGACGGCATGCCGACCTATTTCAACCGCGGCTCGGGTCATAACAGCCGAGGGCAGTACAGCGAGCGCGCCGACGACTACACGAATACCGTGGACCGACTTGCCCGCAAGTTCGAGACTGCGCGGCAGTGGGTGCCGGCGGAGACGGTGGACGTGGAGCCAGAGGCCAGGATCGCGGTGATCGCCTATGGTTCGACCCACTGGGCGGTCGAGGAAGCGCGCGACCAACTCCGTCAGGAAGCGGGGGTGAAGACGTCGTACCTGCGCCTCCGGGCGTATCCCTTCACCGCAGAGGTCGGACGCTTCATCGATGGCCACGCGCGGGTGTACGTCGTCGAACAGAACCGCGATGCGCAGATGCTCGGCTTGTTGAAGCTCGATCTGACGGCGGAGCAGGTGGGTAGGCTGCGCAGCGTGCGCTATTACACCGGCTTGCCGATCGACGCGCGGTCCGTGTCGGATGCCGTTCTCGCGCAGGAACGGGAATAG
- a CDS encoding 2-oxoacid:ferredoxin oxidoreductase subunit beta gives MATETPAAQTPGKKVNRIRLDVQAYRGGKSTLCAGCGHNAISERIVEACFEMDVDPQRVIKLSGIGCSSKSPAYFLGAAHGFNAVHGRMAAVATGAVLANQHLVAIGVSGDGDTGAIGAGHFVHLMRRNVPMIYIVENNGCYGLTKGQMSPTADLGSKLKNGVVSDLPPIDLCALAIQLGASFVARSFSGDKRQLASLLKAAMAHRGTVLLDVISPCVTFNDHEGSTKSYAYVKAHDDPLGEVLFVPYFDDIVVDYEPGTTEVVTLHDGSRVYLKKIADGYNPKDKLAALALLDETARKGEFATGLLYVDPDRTSFTDLLNLVDTPLSLLPEDVLRPSREALDQIMERLR, from the coding sequence ATGGCGACAGAAACGCCGGCGGCGCAGACTCCGGGCAAGAAGGTCAACCGCATCCGTCTCGATGTTCAGGCGTATCGCGGAGGCAAGAGCACGCTCTGCGCCGGCTGCGGCCACAACGCCATCTCCGAGCGGATCGTCGAAGCCTGCTTCGAGATGGACGTCGACCCGCAACGCGTGATCAAGCTCTCCGGGATTGGCTGTTCAAGCAAGAGCCCGGCGTACTTCCTCGGCGCCGCGCACGGGTTCAACGCCGTGCACGGGCGCATGGCGGCCGTGGCGACGGGAGCCGTGCTCGCCAACCAGCACCTGGTGGCGATCGGCGTCAGCGGCGACGGCGACACCGGCGCCATCGGGGCGGGCCACTTCGTCCACCTGATGCGCCGCAATGTCCCGATGATCTACATCGTCGAGAACAACGGCTGCTACGGCTTGACGAAGGGACAGATGTCACCGACGGCCGACCTCGGATCGAAACTCAAGAACGGGGTCGTCAGCGATTTGCCGCCGATTGACTTGTGTGCGCTGGCGATTCAACTCGGGGCGAGCTTTGTGGCGCGGTCGTTTTCCGGCGACAAGAGGCAGCTCGCCTCGCTTCTGAAGGCGGCGATGGCCCACCGCGGAACCGTGTTGCTCGACGTCATCTCTCCCTGCGTGACCTTCAACGACCACGAAGGATCGACCAAGAGTTACGCGTACGTGAAGGCACACGACGATCCGCTCGGCGAGGTGCTCTTCGTGCCGTACTTCGACGATATCGTGGTGGACTACGAGCCGGGCACGACCGAGGTCGTGACGCTGCACGACGGGTCGCGCGTCTACCTGAAGAAGATCGCGGACGGCTACAACCCGAAGGACAAGCTGGCGGCGCTGGCTTTGCTCGACGAAACGGCGCGGAAGGGCGAATTCGCGACAGGCCTGCTCTATGTCGACCCCGACCGCACGAGTTTCACGGACCTGCTGAATCTGGTCGATACACCGCTCTCCTTGCTGCCAGAAGATGTGTTGCGACCGTCGAGGGAAGCTCTCGACCAGATCATGGAGCGGCTGCGGTAG
- the ndk gene encoding nucleoside-diphosphate kinase, which yields MERTFAIIKPDAVERKLAGKIIQRIEEAGFRIRGLRQVSLTKRQAEGFYAVHRERPFFGSVTDFMSSGPVIVMLLEADGAIRKWRDLMGATDPAKAAPGTLRAEFGSSIQCNATHGSDAAETAAFESGYFFAGVETI from the coding sequence ATGGAACGAACATTTGCCATCATCAAACCCGATGCCGTCGAGCGGAAGCTCGCCGGTAAGATCATTCAGCGCATTGAAGAAGCGGGTTTTCGCATTCGGGGATTGCGCCAGGTCAGCCTCACCAAGCGACAGGCGGAGGGGTTCTACGCCGTCCACCGCGAGCGTCCGTTCTTCGGGAGCGTGACTGACTTCATGTCGTCAGGGCCGGTCATTGTGATGCTGTTGGAAGCCGATGGCGCCATCAGGAAATGGCGCGACCTGATGGGCGCGACCGATCCGGCCAAGGCAGCGCCCGGCACGCTGCGCGCAGAGTTCGGCAGCAGCATCCAGTGCAATGCGACCCACGGGTCTGACGCCGCTGAGACCGCCGCATTCGAGTCGGGCTATTTCTTCGCAGGCGTCGAGACGATTTGA
- a CDS encoding DUF2905 domain-containing protein, producing the protein MAVGRLLVFFGLLVTAAGLLVWFGVPIGRLPGDILVRRGGVSFYVPVTTSIIVSVVLTVVWALFRR; encoded by the coding sequence ATGGCGGTGGGACGGCTGCTGGTGTTTTTCGGCCTGCTGGTGACGGCCGCCGGGCTGCTCGTGTGGTTCGGTGTGCCCATCGGCCGGTTGCCGGGGGACATCCTCGTGCGGCGCGGCGGCGTCTCGTTCTACGTCCCGGTCACGACGTCGATCATCGTGAGTGTCGTCCTGACGGTGGTGTGGGCGCTGTTTCGGCGGTAA
- the hisS gene encoding histidine--tRNA ligase — protein sequence MIPAIRGTHDILPGEVERWQRVEETARRIFERYGYAEVRTPIIEREELFAKGTGETTDIVQKEMYAFTDKGGDRVALRPEATPSLVRAFVEHSLEQAMAVPKIYLMGPMFRHERPQKGRYRQFHQLDVEVFGISDPAVDAEVLDLAWTLVSELGIANVELVINSVGCAACRPAFATALLGALGDGVADLCADCQRRATTNPLRIFDCKVPQDQAAIDRLPHSTDYLCASCRQHFEAVVRYLGIYGIPHRISHRLVRGLDYYTRTTFEVLGGNIGAQNAILGGGRYDGLVKQLGGPERVGIGFAAGIERLVLAMPEDARGAGRSPVFVAAMGDAARDAAIGLLRDLRRVGVEAHMEYEGRSIKSQMKRADRLKAVLTLIIGDDELAGGTVTAKDMRTSEQVRVPRDGIVAHVKDRLDR from the coding sequence ATGATTCCAGCCATTCGCGGAACCCACGACATTCTGCCAGGCGAGGTGGAGCGCTGGCAGCGCGTGGAGGAGACCGCCCGCCGGATCTTCGAGCGTTACGGCTACGCCGAGGTGCGCACACCCATCATCGAACGCGAGGAGCTGTTCGCGAAGGGAACGGGAGAGACGACCGACATCGTGCAGAAGGAGATGTACGCGTTTACCGACAAGGGTGGCGACCGGGTGGCGCTCAGGCCCGAAGCGACACCGAGCCTGGTTCGCGCGTTCGTCGAGCACAGCCTGGAACAGGCGATGGCGGTGCCGAAGATTTATCTGATGGGCCCGATGTTCAGGCATGAACGGCCCCAGAAGGGACGCTACCGGCAGTTTCACCAGCTCGACGTGGAAGTGTTTGGCATCAGCGACCCGGCCGTCGATGCCGAGGTGCTCGACCTGGCCTGGACGCTGGTCAGCGAGTTGGGGATTGCCAACGTCGAACTGGTGATCAATTCGGTGGGATGCGCCGCGTGCCGCCCGGCGTTCGCAACAGCGCTTCTTGGTGCGCTCGGAGACGGCGTCGCGGACTTGTGCGCCGACTGCCAGCGCCGCGCGACCACGAATCCGCTGCGCATCTTCGATTGCAAGGTGCCGCAGGATCAGGCCGCGATTGACCGCCTGCCTCACTCGACCGACTACCTGTGCGCGTCGTGCCGTCAGCATTTTGAGGCCGTGGTGCGGTATCTCGGGATCTACGGCATTCCGCACCGCATCTCGCATCGGCTCGTCAGAGGTCTCGACTACTACACCCGCACGACGTTTGAAGTGCTCGGCGGCAACATCGGTGCGCAGAATGCGATTCTGGGCGGAGGCCGCTACGACGGCCTTGTGAAGCAACTGGGCGGGCCGGAGCGCGTGGGCATAGGGTTTGCGGCCGGCATCGAGCGCCTCGTGCTCGCGATGCCCGAAGATGCGAGAGGCGCCGGCCGATCGCCCGTGTTCGTCGCCGCGATGGGCGACGCGGCGCGAGACGCCGCCATCGGACTGCTCAGGGACCTGAGACGCGTGGGCGTCGAAGCCCACATGGAATACGAAGGCCGCAGCATCAAGTCGCAGATGAAGCGGGCAGATCGGCTCAAGGCCGTTCTCACGCTGATCATCGGAGACGACGAACTCGCAGGGGGGACGGTGACGGCCAAGGATATGCGGACGAGCGAGCAGGTCCGGGTGCCCCGGGACGGCATCGTCGCGCACGTGAAGGACAGACTGGACAGGTAA
- the aspS gene encoding aspartate--tRNA ligase gives MVDKLGNWVRTHTCGELRPAHLDQDVVLLGWVHRARDLGALAFIDVRDRYGLTQVVVDSPELLEKAKHLRAEFVIGVAGRVRPRAAAALNAKMPTGEVEVHAAEIKVLSEAAVPPFVIADEITASEELRLRYRYLDLRRPRLQANLGLRHKVTLAVRKYFDSQGFWEIETPVLAKSTPEGARDYLVPSRIHPGEFYALPQSPQIFKQILMIAGTDRYFQIVKCFRDEDLRADRQPEFTQIDAEMSFATRDIVFGVIEPLIADVFKIVGRDITTPFPRMAYADAIARYGSDKPDLRVGMAIADLSPVFADTGFSVFRDAIAAGGVVRGFVVPGGATFSRKQLDTLGEQAKSLGAGGLVWARRNGEAVQSSALKAAGDAAIRAALDLAGAGAADLLLMGCGQADATSKMLGQLRLNVARDQGWLKTDDFVFTWVVDFPLFEWDSEEKRWAAMHHPFTSPVEAHMDRMEQDPGHVLAQAYDLVLNGSEIGGGSIRIHDPALQQRMFRTLGISDEDAKLRFGFFLEALQYGTPPHGGIALGVDRLIAILAGESSIRDVMAFPKTTQAVDLMSGAPSAVDTRQLRELRLRSDA, from the coding sequence GTGGTCGACAAACTCGGAAACTGGGTTCGGACGCACACATGCGGAGAACTGCGGCCGGCGCATCTCGATCAGGACGTGGTCCTGCTTGGATGGGTGCACCGCGCGCGCGATCTCGGGGCGCTCGCGTTTATCGACGTCAGAGATCGTTACGGTCTGACCCAGGTCGTCGTCGATTCGCCTGAGCTGCTCGAGAAGGCCAAGCATCTGCGAGCCGAGTTCGTCATCGGCGTGGCGGGCCGGGTGCGCCCGCGAGCCGCCGCCGCGCTGAACGCGAAGATGCCGACTGGCGAGGTCGAAGTGCACGCGGCCGAGATCAAAGTGCTCAGCGAGGCCGCCGTTCCGCCGTTCGTGATCGCCGACGAGATCACCGCGTCCGAGGAATTGCGGCTGCGCTACCGCTATCTCGACTTGCGGCGTCCCAGACTCCAGGCCAATCTCGGCCTGCGGCACAAGGTGACGCTTGCCGTGCGAAAGTACTTCGACAGCCAGGGATTCTGGGAAATCGAAACGCCCGTCCTGGCCAAGTCGACTCCCGAGGGGGCGCGCGACTATCTGGTGCCCAGCCGCATTCATCCCGGCGAGTTCTACGCGCTGCCGCAGTCGCCGCAGATCTTCAAACAGATCCTGATGATCGCGGGGACGGACCGGTACTTCCAGATCGTGAAGTGCTTCCGGGACGAGGACCTGCGCGCCGATCGGCAGCCGGAGTTCACGCAGATCGACGCGGAGATGTCGTTTGCGACGCGCGACATCGTATTCGGCGTCATCGAGCCGCTTATCGCCGACGTGTTCAAGATTGTCGGACGCGACATCACGACGCCGTTCCCGCGGATGGCCTACGCGGACGCCATCGCCAGATACGGATCGGACAAGCCGGACCTGCGCGTGGGGATGGCGATTGCCGATCTCTCGCCCGTGTTCGCCGATACGGGTTTCAGCGTGTTCCGCGATGCGATCGCCGCCGGAGGCGTGGTCCGGGGATTCGTGGTGCCGGGCGGCGCGACCTTCTCGCGCAAGCAACTCGACACGCTGGGCGAGCAGGCGAAGTCACTTGGGGCAGGAGGGCTGGTGTGGGCGCGGCGAAACGGCGAGGCCGTCCAGAGTTCGGCCCTCAAAGCGGCAGGCGATGCCGCCATCCGCGCGGCACTCGATCTGGCTGGTGCGGGCGCGGCTGATCTGCTGCTGATGGGATGCGGGCAGGCCGACGCCACGTCGAAGATGCTCGGGCAGCTGCGGCTGAACGTCGCCCGCGATCAGGGCTGGCTCAAGACCGACGACTTCGTGTTCACGTGGGTCGTCGATTTCCCCCTCTTCGAGTGGGACAGTGAAGAAAAGCGGTGGGCCGCCATGCACCACCCCTTTACCTCGCCCGTCGAGGCGCACATGGATCGGATGGAGCAGGATCCCGGCCACGTGCTCGCTCAGGCTTACGACCTCGTCCTGAATGGCAGCGAGATCGGCGGCGGCAGCATCCGCATCCACGACCCCGCGCTGCAGCAGAGGATGTTCAGAACACTCGGCATCAGCGACGAGGACGCGAAACTGCGGTTCGGCTTCTTCCTTGAGGCCCTCCAGTATGGCACGCCTCCCCACGGCGGCATCGCGCTGGGCGTCGATCGCCTCATCGCGATCCTCGCCGGAGAATCGTCGATTCGCGACGTGATGGCGTTCCCGAAGACCACGCAGGCCGTGGACCTGATGTCGGGCGCGCCGTCAGCGGTGGACACCCGGCAGTTGCGCGAACTGCGGCTGCGGTCGGACGCCTGA
- a CDS encoding PhoH family protein produces the protein MAGDTRTIALPDEGLNAIFGSFDENLRFIESAAGVRLSTQGNQLLAEGDAAGVARVEHLISQLVELQQEGYRVSNGDVKTAWELLAQDPAVNLRDFFLKASIRTTGRRLVVAKSINQRKYLDAIDRHDIVFGVGPAGTGKTYLAMAQAVSFLLAKKVSRIILARPAVEAGERLGFLPGDLQEKINPYLRPLYDALYDMLDGERVARLIDRGTIEIAPLAFMRGRTLNDAFVILDEAQNTTTEQMKMFLTRLGFGSKAVVTGDITQIDLPGGKTSGLIEAIRVVGEIEGIAFVHFDERDVVRHKLVQLIVKAYETYSAANGGVKRTD, from the coding sequence ATGGCAGGCGACACTCGCACCATCGCGCTGCCCGACGAGGGATTGAACGCGATCTTCGGCTCGTTCGACGAGAACCTCCGGTTTATCGAATCCGCGGCCGGTGTTCGGCTGAGCACGCAGGGGAACCAGCTGCTGGCGGAGGGAGACGCGGCCGGCGTGGCGCGCGTCGAACACCTGATCAGCCAGTTGGTGGAGCTGCAGCAGGAGGGGTACCGCGTCTCGAACGGCGACGTGAAGACCGCGTGGGAACTGCTGGCGCAGGATCCGGCGGTGAACCTGCGCGACTTCTTCCTGAAAGCGTCGATCCGGACCACCGGGCGGCGCCTGGTCGTCGCCAAGAGCATCAATCAGCGAAAGTACCTCGACGCGATCGATCGGCACGATATTGTGTTCGGTGTCGGTCCCGCCGGGACCGGCAAGACCTATCTCGCCATGGCGCAGGCGGTCTCGTTCCTGCTGGCGAAGAAGGTGAGCCGGATCATTCTCGCCCGGCCCGCCGTCGAGGCGGGTGAGCGACTGGGATTCCTGCCGGGCGACCTGCAGGAAAAGATCAATCCCTACCTCCGTCCGTTGTACGACGCGCTGTACGACATGCTCGACGGCGAGCGGGTCGCGCGGCTGATCGATCGCGGCACCATCGAGATCGCGCCGCTGGCGTTTATGCGGGGCCGCACGCTCAACGACGCGTTCGTCATCCTGGACGAGGCGCAGAACACGACGACCGAGCAGATGAAGATGTTTCTCACGCGCCTGGGATTCGGATCGAAGGCCGTCGTCACCGGAGACATCACGCAGATCGATCTGCCGGGCGGCAAGACGTCCGGTTTGATCGAGGCGATCAGGGTCGTCGGTGAGATCGAAGGCATTGCCTTCGTGCATTTCGACGAGCGCGACGTGGTGCGTCACAAGCTCGTGCAGCTGATCGTGAAGGCGTACGAGACGTACTCGGCCGCCAACGGCGGCGTCAAGCGTACGGACTGA
- the ybeY gene encoding rRNA maturation RNase YbeY has protein sequence MTGSRQARRRPLLVEVTSHVRRPFKAVGLASWLSRAVPARVQGEVSVALVSDARIRTLNRTYRGLDYATDVLSFPVAETGAGRGGSAAGRRTVAAQAAGAHEVVAPLDAPLLGDIVIAIGVAKRQAAAAGHPLGTELRVLALHGLLHLIGYDHERDHGEMAALERRLRLGGGLRTGLIERAGRKRGQAPLPAALLGKKGPGPFSAAGQARKGRRL, from the coding sequence ATGACCGGATCACGACAGGCCCGCCGTCGCCCCCTTCTGGTCGAGGTGACGAGTCACGTCCGGCGCCCGTTCAAGGCGGTCGGTCTGGCGTCGTGGCTGTCGCGCGCCGTCCCGGCGCGCGTACAAGGTGAAGTCTCGGTGGCCCTGGTGAGCGATGCCAGGATCCGGACCCTGAACCGTACCTACCGCGGCCTTGACTACGCGACCGACGTGCTCTCGTTTCCCGTCGCGGAAACCGGTGCGGGCCGCGGCGGCAGCGCGGCCGGGCGGCGAACGGTGGCGGCGCAGGCAGCCGGGGCGCACGAGGTTGTGGCGCCACTCGATGCGCCGTTGCTCGGCGACATCGTCATCGCCATTGGCGTGGCGAAGCGGCAGGCGGCTGCCGCCGGTCACCCGCTTGGCACCGAGCTTCGAGTACTGGCGTTGCACGGGTTGCTGCATCTGATCGGCTACGACCACGAACGGGATCACGGAGAGATGGCCGCACTCGAGAGGCGGTTGCGTCTGGGGGGCGGACTGCGGACGGGGCTGATCGAACGAGCCGGGCGGAAGAGGGGCCAGGCCCCTTTGCCTGCGGCCCTCCTTGGGAAGAAGGGGCCTGGCCCCTTTTCCGCGGCCGGGCAGGCGCGAAAGGGGCGCCGCTTATGA
- the era gene encoding GTPase Era, producing the protein MSKAGMIALVGRPNAGKSTLLNALVGTKIAIVSDKPQTTRTRIVGVRNLPEGQMVFLDTPGIHRPLHRMNVRMVDVAVQSMNHADLVCAVADAAESIGGGDKYFAGLLGKVTAPLVLALNKMDLVEKTALLPQMQRWGRLTRFADIVPVSALTGDNVDRLAQVFLKHLPDGEPLYPADFLTDQPERVYVAEIIREKLLQHTRDELPFTSAVLVDRFEEADARGIIRVYCSIVVERESQKPIVIGRAGSMIKQIGTEARLELESFFATKVFLDLRVKTRAGWREDSRVLDQLGVIDDQ; encoded by the coding sequence ATGAGCAAGGCCGGAATGATCGCGCTGGTCGGCCGTCCCAACGCGGGGAAGTCCACGCTGCTCAATGCGCTGGTCGGCACCAAGATCGCGATCGTGTCGGACAAGCCCCAGACGACGCGCACCCGCATCGTTGGCGTGCGCAATCTGCCGGAAGGGCAGATGGTCTTTCTCGACACGCCCGGTATCCACCGGCCGCTCCATCGGATGAACGTCCGCATGGTCGATGTGGCCGTGCAGAGCATGAACCACGCCGATCTCGTGTGCGCGGTTGCGGACGCCGCCGAGTCGATTGGCGGCGGCGACAAGTACTTCGCAGGCCTGCTCGGCAAGGTGACCGCGCCGCTGGTGCTCGCGCTCAACAAGATGGATCTGGTGGAGAAGACTGCGCTGCTGCCCCAGATGCAGCGGTGGGGGAGACTGACGCGCTTCGCGGACATCGTGCCCGTCTCGGCCCTCACCGGCGATAACGTCGATCGGCTCGCCCAGGTCTTTCTCAAGCATCTGCCTGACGGCGAGCCCCTCTATCCCGCCGATTTCCTCACCGACCAGCCCGAGCGTGTCTACGTGGCGGAGATCATCCGGGAGAAGCTGCTGCAGCACACGCGCGACGAGTTGCCGTTTACGAGCGCCGTCCTGGTGGATCGCTTCGAAGAGGCGGACGCCCGCGGCATCATTCGCGTCTACTGTTCGATCGTCGTCGAGCGCGAGTCCCAGAAGCCGATCGTCATCGGCCGCGCGGGCAGCATGATCAAGCAAATCGGGACCGAAGCGCGGCTCGAACTCGAGTCGTTCTTCGCAACGAAGGTCTTTCTGGATCTGCGCGTGAAGACGCGGGCCGGCTGGCGGGAGGATTCCCGCGTCCTGGACCAGTTGGGCGTCATCGACGATCAGTAG
- the recO gene encoding DNA repair protein RecO, giving the protein MPLHTTEAIILRTYKLGEVDRIVVFLTRDRGKRRGVAQGARRMRSRFGGALEPLTRVGVTYFEKESRDLVSLNYADPITSPLMSTGGEALGYAAYFAELIDEWAPEADPNETLYRLGSAMIDALVAGASVEPLARYFEYWLLRLQGVYPSVLACGTCGAALGRDEETAAVLMPGDHQYLCAGCGRSAAGNAVALSGESVAFLRASGTTSPGRIGAARVSERALRELELVHRALIATHLEKHIKSVRVLREMRGRPQP; this is encoded by the coding sequence ATGCCGCTCCATACGACCGAGGCGATCATTCTTCGCACCTACAAGCTCGGCGAGGTCGATCGCATCGTCGTCTTCCTGACGCGGGATCGAGGCAAGCGCAGGGGAGTGGCCCAGGGCGCCAGGCGCATGCGCTCCAGGTTTGGCGGGGCGCTCGAGCCGCTCACGCGGGTGGGCGTGACGTATTTCGAGAAGGAGAGCCGCGATCTGGTCTCGCTGAACTATGCGGATCCGATCACATCGCCGCTCATGTCGACCGGTGGCGAGGCCCTGGGGTACGCCGCGTACTTCGCCGAACTGATCGACGAGTGGGCGCCCGAGGCGGATCCGAACGAGACGCTCTATCGCCTCGGCAGCGCGATGATCGATGCGCTGGTGGCTGGCGCGTCGGTGGAACCGCTGGCGCGGTATTTCGAGTACTGGCTGCTGCGGCTGCAGGGTGTCTACCCGTCGGTGCTGGCCTGCGGGACCTGCGGCGCGGCGCTCGGACGAGACGAGGAGACGGCCGCCGTGCTGATGCCGGGCGATCACCAGTACCTGTGCGCGGGGTGCGGGCGGTCAGCGGCCGGAAACGCCGTCGCGCTGTCGGGTGAGTCGGTCGCGTTTCTCCGGGCCTCGGGCACGACGTCGCCCGGCCGGATTGGCGCGGCACGGGTGTCGGAGCGGGCGCTCCGGGAACTCGAACTGGTGCACCGGGCCCTGATTGCCACGCACCTGGAGAAGCACATCAAGTCGGTGCGCGTGCTGCGCGAGATGCGCGGGCGCCCGCAGCCGTGA